Proteins from a single region of Cupriavidus sp. MP-37:
- a CDS encoding thiamine pyrophosphate-dependent dehydrogenase E1 component subunit alpha, which produces MTARASQDTAALPLDKETLLTVYRKMRTIRDFEERLHVDFARGDIPGFVHLYAGEEAAGVGILHHLHDGDRIASTHRGHGHCIAKGVDPVAMMKEIYGKKGGSCNGKGGSMHIADLSKGMMGANGILGAGAPLICGAALAAKFRGKGEVGITFCGDGASNQGTFLESLNLAAVWNLPVIFVIENNGYAESTSRDYGTAVDSYVDRAAGFGIPGVTVDGTDFFAVHEAAGEVIRRAREGGGPSLLECKMVRFYGHFEGDAQTYRAAGELDDIRANKDCLKLFGRTVTQAGVVAREELDAIDREVAALIEHAVQEAKAAPQPGPEDLLTDVYVSY; this is translated from the coding sequence ATGACAGCCAGAGCTTCGCAAGATACTGCCGCGCTGCCGCTCGACAAAGAGACGCTGCTGACGGTGTACCGGAAAATGCGCACCATCCGCGATTTCGAGGAGCGCCTGCACGTGGACTTCGCGCGCGGCGACATCCCGGGCTTCGTCCACCTGTACGCGGGCGAAGAAGCCGCGGGCGTCGGCATCCTGCACCACCTGCACGACGGCGATCGTATCGCCAGCACGCACCGCGGCCATGGCCACTGCATTGCCAAGGGCGTCGACCCGGTGGCGATGATGAAGGAGATCTACGGCAAGAAGGGCGGTTCGTGCAACGGCAAGGGCGGCTCGATGCATATCGCCGACCTGTCCAAGGGCATGATGGGCGCCAACGGCATCCTCGGCGCGGGCGCGCCGCTGATCTGCGGCGCCGCGCTGGCAGCCAAGTTCCGCGGCAAGGGCGAGGTCGGCATCACCTTCTGCGGCGATGGCGCCTCCAACCAGGGCACCTTCCTCGAAAGCCTGAACCTGGCCGCGGTGTGGAACCTGCCGGTGATCTTCGTGATCGAGAACAACGGCTACGCCGAATCGACCTCGCGCGACTACGGCACCGCGGTCGACAGCTATGTCGATCGCGCCGCGGGCTTCGGCATTCCGGGCGTGACCGTGGACGGCACCGATTTCTTCGCGGTCCACGAAGCCGCCGGCGAAGTCATCCGCCGCGCGCGCGAAGGCGGCGGGCCGTCGCTGCTCGAATGCAAGATGGTCCGCTTCTACGGCCACTTCGAAGGCGATGCGCAGACCTACCGCGCCGCCGGTGAGCTCGACGATATCCGCGCCAACAAGGATTGCCTGAAGCTGTTCGGCCGCACCGTGACGCAGGCAGGCGTGGTTGCACGTGAAGAACTCGACGCGATCGACCGCGAAGTCGCCGCGCTGATCGAGCACGCCGTGCAGGAAGCCAAGGCGGCGCCGCAGCCGGGCCCTGAAGACCTGCTGACCGACGTCTACGTCAGCTACTGA
- a CDS encoding ATP-NAD kinase family protein: protein MGQPRSADAPLVGIIANPVSARDIRRVIANANSLQLSDRVNIVLRLLAALSACGVRRVLMMPDREGLRVMLARHLAHRQGPDSSLPEVAYLDMPVASRVDDTLHAARCMADAGVAAIIVLGGDGTHRAVVRECGAVPIAGLSTGTNNAYPEMREPTVTGLATGLYATGRIPASQALASNKRLDIVIRDGNGNFRRDIALVDAVISHEHFIGARALWKTETLAAVYVSFADPEAIGLSSIAGLLEPVGRREAGGLAIELAAPGAGEFDLRAPIAPGLMCTVPIAGWQRLAHGRPHRVRQRSGVVALDGERELTFGPDDEVTVTLHDHAFRSIDVAACMRHAARHHLMRSVPQHALA from the coding sequence ATGGGGCAGCCAAGGTCCGCCGATGCGCCGCTGGTCGGCATCATCGCCAATCCGGTTTCGGCGCGCGACATCCGCCGCGTGATCGCCAACGCCAACAGCCTGCAGCTGTCCGACCGCGTCAATATCGTGCTGCGCCTGCTGGCCGCGCTGTCAGCCTGCGGGGTGCGGCGCGTGCTGATGATGCCCGACCGCGAGGGCCTGCGCGTCATGCTGGCGCGGCACCTGGCGCACCGCCAGGGACCGGATTCGAGCTTGCCCGAGGTCGCGTATCTGGACATGCCGGTGGCCTCGCGCGTCGACGACACGCTGCATGCCGCGCGCTGCATGGCCGATGCCGGCGTGGCCGCCATCATCGTGCTGGGCGGCGACGGCACCCACCGCGCCGTGGTGCGCGAGTGCGGCGCGGTGCCGATCGCGGGACTGTCGACCGGCACCAACAACGCCTACCCCGAGATGCGCGAACCCACCGTCACCGGGCTCGCCACCGGCCTCTATGCCACCGGCCGCATTCCCGCCAGCCAGGCGCTGGCGTCGAACAAGCGCCTGGACATCGTTATCCGCGACGGCAATGGCAATTTCCGCCGCGACATCGCGCTGGTCGATGCGGTGATCTCGCACGAACACTTCATCGGCGCGCGCGCACTGTGGAAGACCGAAACGCTGGCCGCGGTCTACGTGTCCTTTGCCGACCCGGAGGCGATCGGGCTGTCGTCGATCGCCGGCTTGCTCGAGCCGGTGGGGCGGCGCGAAGCCGGCGGCCTGGCGATCGAACTGGCCGCGCCGGGCGCGGGCGAGTTCGACCTGCGCGCGCCGATCGCGCCGGGCCTGATGTGCACCGTGCCGATTGCCGGCTGGCAGCGGCTCGCGCACGGCCGTCCGCATCGCGTGCGCCAGCGCAGTGGCGTGGTCGCGCTGGATGGCGAACGCGAGCTGACCTTCGGCCCCGACGACGAAGTCACCGTCACGCTGCACGACCACGCCTTCCGCAGCATCGACGTCGCCGCCTGCATGCGCCACGCGGCGCGCCACCACCTGATGCGCAGCGTGCCGCAGCACGCCCTGGCGTGA
- a CDS encoding YncE family protein, protein MDTRWIAVLVEKFGHSFSGYDLHSGERRFSVALPEYPHEFAVDRDRLLGYVGHYGVQTFAHPGDGGAAVIAVDLARGERHGVLDCAPWHRIHGVQVDAQGRVYALSERDNMLLVFEAPSVRRTPDRAVPSGGVKSHLFVLSRDGQRAYVTSLLSHTVTLVHPHDGTRAPVAAHAGLRPEGCCLSPDESMLYVASRDEHRITRLDAHTLAELGTAATGEDPTRLYWSPCKRLIALNYGERSLRLFDPHTLVELARVDTGAKPIALAFHPADPDRAWLALNDDSVSVLDLRTLALRHAFATGKEPDGLAILALPQP, encoded by the coding sequence ATGGATACCCGCTGGATCGCGGTACTGGTGGAAAAATTCGGCCACAGCTTCAGTGGCTATGACCTGCACAGCGGCGAGCGCCGCTTTTCCGTCGCGCTGCCGGAATACCCCCACGAATTCGCCGTCGACCGAGACCGGCTGCTTGGCTATGTCGGCCACTACGGCGTACAGACCTTTGCGCATCCGGGCGATGGCGGCGCCGCGGTGATCGCCGTCGACCTGGCCCGCGGCGAGCGCCATGGCGTCCTGGACTGCGCGCCCTGGCACCGCATCCACGGCGTGCAGGTCGATGCGCAGGGCCGCGTCTATGCGCTGAGCGAGCGCGACAACATGCTGCTGGTGTTCGAAGCGCCATCGGTGCGGCGGACCCCGGATCGCGCGGTGCCGTCAGGCGGCGTCAAGAGCCACTTGTTCGTGCTGTCGCGCGACGGCCAGCGCGCCTACGTCACCAGCCTGCTGTCGCACACCGTGACGCTGGTCCATCCCCACGATGGCACGCGCGCGCCGGTGGCTGCGCACGCCGGCCTGCGGCCGGAAGGCTGCTGCCTGAGTCCCGACGAATCGATGCTCTATGTCGCCAGCCGCGACGAGCACCGGATCACGCGGCTGGATGCCCACACCCTCGCAGAATTGGGTACGGCCGCTACCGGCGAGGACCCGACCCGGCTTTACTGGTCGCCCTGCAAGCGGCTGATCGCACTCAACTATGGCGAGCGCAGCCTGCGCTTGTTCGACCCGCACACGCTGGTGGAGCTGGCGCGGGTCGATACCGGCGCGAAACCCATCGCGCTGGCCTTTCATCCGGCTGACCCGGACCGTGCCTGGCTGGCCCTGAACGACGACAGCGTCAGCGTGCTGGATCTGCGCACGCTGGCCTTGCGCCATGCCTTTGCCACGGGCAAGGAGCCGGACGGGCTGGCCATCCTGGCGCTGCCGCAACCATAA
- a CDS encoding MFS transporter, whose protein sequence is MTISRQAGGARAPALDAPAAIPAQRWWRVIPPILMVCIVSYMDRVNIAFAMPGGMSEALGISAGMAGLAGGIFFAGYLFLQIPGGKLAVRGSGRRFIAWSMLAWAVLSVLTGLVRNETELLILRFALGVAEGGMLPVVLTMVGNWFPDHERGRANALVILFVPIAGMITAPLSGLVIAALDWRWLFIIEGLVSALCLGVWWLLACDRPQEARWISTAERNYVLGRLHAEQRHAPPASEPATRTVLARLLRDAVIWRLIALNFLYQMGVYGYTLWLPTILKNLTQGGMGQVGLLAMVPYVGTMAGILLVSAWSDRSGRRRAFVMWPLLAFAACLAGSVWFHANTWLAYALLVGCGVCLQAAAGVFWTLPPRLLAADEAGVARGLINALGNLGGFCGPYAVGLLIQHVDAGAGVYLLAGALMLAAALAATLPERCR, encoded by the coding sequence ATGACCATTTCCCGGCAAGCGGGCGGCGCCCGCGCGCCCGCCCTCGATGCGCCCGCCGCCATCCCGGCCCAGCGCTGGTGGCGCGTGATCCCGCCCATCCTGATGGTGTGCATCGTGTCCTATATGGACCGCGTCAATATCGCCTTCGCCATGCCCGGCGGCATGAGCGAGGCGCTCGGCATCAGCGCCGGCATGGCGGGCCTGGCCGGCGGCATCTTCTTTGCCGGCTACCTGTTCCTGCAGATTCCCGGCGGCAAGCTGGCAGTACGCGGCAGCGGCCGCAGGTTTATCGCCTGGTCGATGCTGGCGTGGGCGGTGCTGTCGGTGCTGACCGGGCTGGTGCGCAACGAGACCGAACTGCTGATCCTGCGCTTTGCGCTGGGCGTGGCCGAGGGCGGCATGCTGCCGGTGGTGCTGACCATGGTCGGCAACTGGTTTCCCGATCACGAGCGCGGCCGCGCCAATGCGCTGGTGATCCTGTTCGTGCCGATCGCGGGCATGATTACCGCGCCGCTGTCGGGGCTGGTCATCGCCGCGCTCGACTGGCGCTGGCTGTTTATCATCGAAGGCCTGGTTTCGGCGCTGTGCCTGGGCGTCTGGTGGCTGCTGGCCTGCGACCGTCCGCAGGAAGCCCGCTGGATCAGCACGGCCGAACGCAACTATGTGCTGGGCCGCCTGCATGCGGAGCAACGGCACGCCCCGCCGGCGAGCGAGCCGGCCACGCGCACGGTGCTGGCGCGGCTGCTGCGCGATGCCGTGATCTGGCGCCTGATTGCCCTGAATTTCCTGTACCAGATGGGCGTCTACGGCTACACCCTGTGGCTGCCGACCATCCTCAAGAACCTGACCCAGGGTGGCATGGGGCAGGTCGGCCTGTTGGCCATGGTGCCCTACGTGGGCACCATGGCCGGCATTCTGCTGGTGTCGGCGTGGTCGGATCGCAGCGGGCGCCGCCGCGCCTTTGTGATGTGGCCGCTGCTGGCCTTTGCCGCCTGCCTGGCCGGATCGGTCTGGTTCCATGCCAACACCTGGCTGGCCTATGCGCTGCTGGTGGGCTGCGGGGTCTGCCTGCAAGCGGCTGCAGGCGTGTTCTGGACCTTGCCGCCACGGCTGCTGGCGGCCGACGAAGCTGGCGTGGCGCGCGGCCTGATCAATGCGCTCGGCAATCTCGGCGGGTTCTGCGGGCCGTATGCGGTGGGGCTGCTGATCCAGCATGTCGATGCCGGTGCCGGCGTCTACCTGCTGGCAGGCGCGCTGATGCTGGCCGCAGCGCTGGCGGCAACGTTGCCGGAGCGCTGCCGATGA
- a CDS encoding amidohydrolase yields the protein MTRGLASDGGPLAIVDAHHHLWRLDRGHYPWLQDAYQPARFFLGDYQALRRDYLATQYRRDTQDHGAGRVTVLATVHVEAERDRGEAVAETAWLHEPGLPRGMAAAVVAYAPFGTPGCAALLARQARFARVRGIRCKPLVAERPGTSVAGKAGSMQDQAWLDDLARLPRHGLSWDLRVPFWHLGEAAQVAAALPDLRIALNHAGLPLDRSDAGLAHWRRGMEALAACPNVMVKLSEFGLPGGRWDAPGNLRIVRETLAIFGHERAMFGSNLPVASLSAGFGTVLGTVCKALPDPTARALVLVENAVRFYRIARADMAQLPVCV from the coding sequence ATGACGCGCGGCCTTGCGTCCGACGGCGGGCCGCTGGCCATCGTCGACGCCCATCACCACCTGTGGCGGCTCGATCGCGGCCATTATCCCTGGCTGCAGGACGCCTACCAGCCGGCCAGGTTTTTCCTGGGCGACTACCAGGCGCTGCGGCGGGACTACCTGGCGACGCAATACCGGCGCGATACGCAAGACCACGGCGCGGGCCGCGTCACGGTGCTTGCCACCGTCCATGTCGAAGCCGAGCGTGACCGCGGCGAGGCCGTCGCCGAAACCGCGTGGCTGCACGAGCCTGGCTTGCCGCGGGGCATGGCCGCCGCCGTGGTGGCCTACGCGCCGTTCGGCACGCCCGGCTGCGCCGCCCTGCTGGCGCGCCAGGCGAGGTTCGCGCGGGTGCGCGGCATCCGCTGCAAGCCGTTGGTCGCGGAGCGGCCGGGTACCTCGGTGGCCGGCAAGGCTGGCTCGATGCAGGACCAGGCCTGGCTGGATGACCTGGCACGCCTGCCGCGGCACGGGTTGTCATGGGATCTGCGGGTACCGTTCTGGCACCTTGGCGAGGCGGCGCAGGTGGCCGCCGCCCTGCCCGATCTGCGGATTGCGCTGAACCACGCCGGCCTGCCGCTGGACCGCTCCGATGCCGGCCTGGCGCATTGGCGCCGCGGCATGGAGGCGCTCGCCGCCTGCCCCAACGTGATGGTAAAGCTTTCCGAGTTCGGGCTGCCCGGCGGCCGCTGGGACGCGCCGGGTAATCTTCGCATCGTGCGCGAGACGCTGGCCATCTTCGGCCATGAGCGCGCGATGTTCGGCAGCAATCTCCCGGTCGCGTCGCTGAGCGCAGGCTTCGGCACGGTGCTGGGCACAGTCTGCAAGGCCTTGCCGGATCCCACCGCGCGGGCCCTTGTGCTAGTGGAAAATGCCGTGCGTTTCTACCGCATTGCGCGTGCAGACATGGCGCAACTTCCCGTTTGCGTATAG